CATGAGAAAGACAAAGGGTGAGCTGGGCTGACTTTACCGGCAGGCCAGCCATGAAGCCTGGAGGAACCAGTTcccaaagcaggggcagaatgttCCTTGCATTGGTCACACCGGTCCCTGTACAACACCTTAGCACAGGCTCTGGATAACAGGCTTCTGGCTGGGCTGGTTGGTGCCATGACTGTCATGTGCTCCCTACACTGGAGCTGTGAACCCAGCTGAGTGCTTGGAGGCTGCGGGACCTGCTGGAGCAGGACTTGGAGCCCTCCCAGGACACTGGCACCTTGCTCACTGCCTGTGGGGACCACAGTGGATGGGGGTGGCCAGGTCTTTGCCCTTGGCTTCTCTTGTTGTATGGATGGTTTGGGGGACATGTGGCTTCTCTGCTCAGTTCATAGCATGTTTGATTTTGTACAGTGCTGGGAGACAGCCTGGGAACAACGCCAATGCTTCTGGAGTGCTGTGAGGAGAGCAGGCAGCTGTAAAAGGACTCCAGTGTTTCAACTGTGTCAAACAGGTGCTACTAGGACCCCCCCCTCATGCTCTGACAGGGTCCTCAAAGCTCCACACAGGACTTAGGATCCCTAACCCATGGACCAGGTGGAGAAGTGGCAACTGCAGCAGTTGTGATGCTCTgctcagcagtgacagcatgtcGCACAACTCACTCAGCTCCTTTCCTCCGTGCCCTGCACTCACAGGCCAAGGTAGGATGGGTAAGAGTGAGAGCCATCCCCTTGGCTTAGGAGACAGCTGGCAAGCATCAGAAAGGTGAAACACGGGCATCACCTGGGGTTTTATTTTTGCCCCGGGAGAGAGGAACCTCATGCCAGAGAGGAGCTGTCAGCAAACTGACATGCAACCACGTCTATGGTGTGTGTTCTCTTGAGGACAGAAAGGTGTAACGTGCTCAGATGGCAGCAACTCCCATTCACTGTCCAACAGATGTTGGAGGAACCAGCAGCTGTGTGGACAATGGGCGACAAATGGGAGCATTACAGCATTAGAGGTGTCTTACAAAGGGATGCAGGGGGCAAGACattgctggagggtgggggtggaaccCTTGTTCCCTTGGGTCAGCTCATGATTCACAGCTTCATTCCAGGTTTGGATTTTGTCATGAACAGCAGCCAGTAAACATCAGCAGTGCCCACTGGAACTGCGCCCAATGACAGCCACAGCTATGGCCACACCACACTAGGGATAAGAGGTTGCAGCTCAGCACACCAGCCCAGACAGTTGAGAGTACCCATGTTAAGTGCCAGCCATACTGGCTCTCTGGGCAGGACCCCGCAACCAGGGCCAAATCAGCCAAGCTCCGTGACCAGGGTTGCCCCAAGCTGGCCGTGAATCAGCTTGGGCAGATATAAGATttggagggggggcggggcagccGGTGCAGCACGTCACATGGAACTCAGCACTCCTTTTATTCCTGTTcaggagaaactagaagctttactagtaGGCTAGGGGGCCAgcacattattcagtttaagatcaaagcaaaaaacaaatacagCCATTGGAATGTGACTAATTTGCTAGACTATATACAAgtttaaaaaacccacaacaggCTAGGAAAAAATAGTCAAAGTTATTGCATCTTTAGGCCTgtagtcattacagttaaatgtacGTCTCCTTCAGATTtggaaaacaaaatctagccttgtTGAGCATGTTGACCGTGCCTCCAATACTGCACTGTCCGTCACATCCACACCTGAGTTATTACTAGACCTGAGTTAAGGATTTTAAGACAGAACTAgaaagtctgcagggctgtgaaatggaagaAACATTATCACAGATAGCTAATAGAGAGCAACATTGCAAAAGAAAGGAGAGTTTGACTAGTGAAACATCAAGgttattagaaaaaaaagagagtgtTGTTAACACCTCTGCAGTGGAGAGAGatcagcaggaatcagggaggCGATAAGAAGACATGAAGTCAATGGACTGTTTCAGCACTACCTGACTAAAAATGttgcagccactgccaggcagttggttttaaacttcacACAGAGCAGGGATGAAGGAGGGGTGCAAGTGCTCCACTTCTTGCCCCCTGCCTCATCAGCTGCCCCTGTGAACCAGCAGTTGAGAGGTGGAAGACTCCAGAAGCCATCAACCTGGCCCAGCATTCTCCTGTATGGTAACCAGGccggataaaaatcaatgattacATTTTGAAAGAGTTAATGGTTTTCTTAATTAAATCAGCTTTCAAAACATTTACTTTAAACATTTACATTAAATGTTTGAAAACATTTACAGCCTGCCCACCAGGCAACTGGTGCGCAGGATCGcatgggaggccagtctgaggggaaaaggagtccaggagagatggctgaattttaaagaaaccttactgagggtgcaggaacaaaccatccccatgtgcaggaagaatagcaaatgtggcaagcgaccagtttggcttagcagagaactcttcagtgagcttaaacacaaaaaggaagtttacaagaagcGGAAGCTTGGATAAAACTttggaggagtataagaatattgcttgggcatgcagggatgaagttaggaaagccaaagtgcaattggagttgcagctagcaagggacatgagtggtaacaagaagggtttctccaAGTATGTTACCAACAAGAGGAAAGTCAGGGAAAGTTCCCTTACTGAACGGGGAAGGCAACCTAATGagagatgaggaggaaaaggctgaagtgctcaatgccttttttacctcagtcttcacaggcaaggtcagctcccagaccactacaccgggcagcacagtttggggaggaggtgagcagccagcagtactgaaagaacaggttagggcagtggcaggcaattattttgggaggagggctgcttactgagttttggcaagctatcgagaGCTGCACaataggcagcccagggcagataaatattaattttctaaattttttaggggccccacgggccagatagaatggcctggcgggctgcatctggcctccaggctgcgttttgcccacccctgggttaggggctatttagaaaagctggatgtgtgcaAGTTCATGGGGCCAAATGCAATGCAtgcaagggtgctgagggagttaactgatgtgattgcagagcagctggccattatctttgcaAATTTGTGGCaactgggggaggtcccagatgattggaaaagggtaagtatagtgcccatctttttaagaaagggaagaaggaggatctagggaacaaCAGtttggtcagcctcacctcagtcccccaAAAAACCATGGAGCGGAttctcaagaaatccatttctaagcacttggagaaggtggttaggaacagtcagcatggattcaccaagggcaaggcatgcctgaccaacctgattgccttctataagatgactggctctgtggatgcagggaaagcagtggacataatatatagaggtgcactgatatatcagttatgtatcggatcagcaccaatagAAGGAAAATTATCAATGGCTATTGGCTTTTTTCAGCCGGTGTAGCTGATAACGTCACCAATAAATagaatatgccttctggccagggcccctggaggctgcgtgcatgtgcacagccgcagcctgcacatggccaggaatgcagccaggcagcgtggagagcagtgccccacaggtaagtggggggatggggtgtgggggagggaaggggtgtgggtgggggacactacccagccagggcagtgaatgggaactggggctggggttcATCCAGAGgatcagtgtcccagcacttgaaaagggtggcagggatgcttgaactaaacctcatccaatgagctttagttcaaatgctgCCACCAGCATtcttaagcacagggacacttaACGGGAATGGAGCGAGGGTGGATGCAGGCTtcttgctgtgggctcagggctctccactctTCTGCCTTTGCCCTGAGAGCTCCATACCAGCCtgacagcaggaggcacaactaggctggtgcagggctcctggggcaaaggcagcaggatggagagccctgagcccacagcaagcagcccaattccaccctctcccccactctggTTAAaagcatccccgtgcttaaaacTGGTGGTGGCGacagtgcttgaactaaagtacATTCatcgccctggctgggcagcatcccctgctccagccccttccccactccctccatcactgtgggggccccagtctgccccccacatgccccctctccaccacagacttacctgcagggcactgctctccatgctgcccagccgcattcctgtaaatcagttatcgGATCGgaattggccaatatggctggttaataatcagctatcagtaCTGACCATAAAAATCTGTATTGGTGTACCCGTAataatatatcttgactttagcaaggcttttgataccatctcccacagcattcttgcaggcaagctaaagaagtatgggttagatgaatggactgtaaggtggatagaaagctggctggactgtcgggctcaacaggtagtaactaatggctcaatgtctagttgacagctggtaaCAAgcggagtgtcccaggggtcagtcctggggctggttctgtTCACTATCTTAATTAGcaatctggaagatgagatggattggcaccttcagcaagtttgcagatgacaccaaactgggggggtgaggtagctatagtggagggtaaggctaggattcaatgacctagacaaactggaggattgggccaaaagaaatctcataaggatcagcaaggacaagagcaaagtcctgaAACACTCCCATGTGCCGCTACAGGCTGGGggcgactggctgggcagcagctctgcaaaaaaggacctgggggaacagtggacaagaagctgaatatgagccagctgtGTGCCCGTGgtgccaagaaggttaatggcatcctgggctgcattagtaagagcactGCCAGgaaactgagggaagtgattcttcccctctattctgcactggtgaggccacagctggagtcctgtgtccagttttgggtcccccactacacgAAGTTAAAGATAGTtcaggagggcaacaaaaacggttcgggagctggggcagatgacttctgaggagaggctgagggaactgggctgatttagtctgcagaagagaagaccgaggggggatttgatagcagcctgtaactacctgaaggttgtcgccaaaaaggatggagctgggctgttctcagtgggggcagatggcaggacaaggagcaatgggctccagctgcagcaaggggagttgaggttggatattaggaaaaaaacaaacctctcactaggagggtggtgatgcacaggaacaggttacctagagagctggtggcatctccatccttggaggtgtttaagccctggctaaacaaagcgttggctgggatgatggagttggggctggtcctgctctgagccgggggctgcactagatgcggcctcctgagctccctccaaccctcattgtctgtgaggGTATAATTATTTCTTTGTAaaaataaaccaatttgaaaCAGCAGCCTGCACGAAGGCCTCACCTTGCTCCTGTCTATGCCAGCCAcgtaaaattaaataaaatacaaacaCGACGCTGTGCGCGGAGACTGGAAGCCGCTGCCTGGCCGGCCACAACCAGAGCCGATTCAAACGCTCACCCAGcccacggcagcagcagcctcttttGCAGGGACACGGGCTATTTTCTTCACTTCGGTTTACTCGGCTAATTCAGTTCAAAGCCTCGTTCCTTTAAAAGTAAGGAGCTGAGCGGAAAGAGGGCAGGCGAGGCAGCCTACGAACCAAAACAAGACCCGATCCCCTCGCTCCGACACCCGCACGGAAACAGCGGCCAGACAATCGGCACAACCGGCTCGCGGGGCGCTTTCCTTTGCGCCGTTCGACGGGATTTCTCCAGCTTTCCGATGCCGGTTTGACGCCTCCGAGCACAAACCACCCGACAAGAAACGCTGCCGCTCGCGGCCCCGCGCCGCgtcctcacctgcgcctccactGCCGCTCGTTCTCCGTGTCGTTCCAGGCCAGCAGCGACTCCTGTATGTCGGTCGtgacctgctgctcctgctcttgcAGGAGCTCCCGCTTCTTCTTCCCCGCCTCCACCCGGAACTCCGACCTGCGGGGACCACAACGGTTGCAGCACCCCTGGACCCCGCCCCCTCCttcaggccccgccccctgggTAACGGcagcccaggccccaccccctcgGTAACGGcagcccaggccccgcccccgccgccggcCGCACCTGAGGGCCCGCAGCACGCGGTAGTACTGGCTGTATCGCTCCTGCACCACGAGCAGCTCGGCCGGGTCCACGGGCGGCGGCACCTTGATGCGCCCGGCCTTGGACTTGGCGGGCGGGTCGTCCCGCGTCTTGCGGCCCCGCGCGGGCACCAGCACCGCGCCGGGGAAGGGGCCGGGCCGCAGCGCGGCCCAGCAGCGCCTCAGCGCGGGCAGCATGGCGCTGGCGGCAGCCGACCTCAGCTGGGCGCCGCCATTGCCGCGACCTCCGCCCCGGAAGCGGAAGTGCATGTTGGGGGGGGTCCTGAACAGGGCATGCGCAGAGTGAGGACGGCTGGACGCGAGCGAGGAGGGTGGGTGTTCTGAACGCGCGCATGCGCAGAGGAGGGCGCGGCTGGGCGCGCGCCCCGCCCCTCCTGTGTTTCGGGAAGGGAGGGGTCGTTCTGAGCGGAGCATGCGCAGACGGAGATGAGAGCGAGCGTTCTAAGGCGCCCTGGTTGCTCCTCCCTAGAGCCAGCTGCATATTCTTGGCGCGCCTGACCCTGgggggctgctcccctggctgggttgaggggtgcagggggggggccTCCACAGAGCCATGCCCCAGTCCTCAGCTTTGCCCCTGCACAGGCTCGACAGCCCCGGGCACAAGGGAGGCGACAGTGGcactgccccagaagcagccgcaAGCTCCTGGAGTGAGCACCGTGCGCTGCCTCCCGCAGACTGAGGCCCCAGGGCCACCCCAGGAGAGGAGGCGGGAAAGAGCAAGCCCAGGccgtggggctcagccccaggcctggagcagcagcGCAGAGCCAGATTAGGCCCTTTTGCAGCCTCAGGCCACCCCAATCGGGTCTGGATGCTGCGCTGCCTTGGCCCGGCATCGAGCCCCGCGCTGTCAGCATCGGAAATCCCTCGCGTCGAGGATGGTCTCTGCTGTCTCCCGCGGGTGGGTCTTGGGGACTGAAGAGTCGGACCTTGGAGCGACAGATCGGGCCACAGGCCTTCCAGCAGGGAGAGTCGGTGCCGGCTGGGATTCCttgccttttccttcctctgcttcgAGAGCGAGACGCTTCTCCTCGAAACGGGCTGCCGCTTGGTGGAGGTTGCGGTGCCCGAGGAGTCGACAGCCAGCTCCTCCCCGCTCTGGATGCCGGCATCTGTCTCCTCCAGGTCTGCCTTCAGCGTGTCCTGGTAGCGTTTCCTCGCCGGCCGGGAGGTCTCAGGCTGGTACTGAGCCGGGAGCGGAGAGCCGGGCACCTGCACCCAGTGTCCAGTCCggctggtgcttgaggatcaccaacgtCACGCTGGTAACCccggcttcagcaaggatgctggtttTTGTGCAGCGATCTTCTCGCTGGATGCGGAGGATTTTGTGGAGGCGTCACTGGTGACACCTCTCTGGAGGTGACAACCACAGGCCACCCATGTTTAACATctgtggaggagggtggggatgaTGTGGACCTCAATCTTGATGTCTTTCCGGAGAGCGCAATGAATAAAGACACGCCAGAGCAATTTTGCCAAAGGAGGTGCTTGTGCTGGATCATGCCCTGTCTAGCATACAGGACCTCGCTGTCCTGCCCACAGGTTTCCctgtgggtccagaaatttggcagtgaggcAGTTAACACCACCACTACCTCCCTGCTACCAGGCGGTGCAACCCACCTGCCAGATGATGCGCCTCTGTGGGGatggggttgagcacccctgatgcTGGATGATAAGGGTGCTATGATGAAAACTAAGCTTGGGGGAAGGATGTGATGCCCGCACACCAGGGAGTCTCAGCCAGGGGGTTGCAGAGGGCCGTGCAATATTAGCCCTGTTTGGTGTGCCAATACccacatatgattcacaagataaacagagATCTCAAACAATCATCCTCCCTGGGGAGCCATTTCTTTGGCAGAATGATaggcaagcagggctggaaggggcctccacaGGTCActtagtccaaacccctgcctgaggcaggatcatccctatccaaaccatcctaggTGCATCCGTCATCTAAACTCTTCACAAAACTACCATCATATCTGACACgccacaaggcataacacctgcacctgccacaggtaaagcaggggaggaagACCACGGTtttaatcccagcaggagcattagcacagcccagtcaaaatcccccaTCTTGGCTGCGGCCAACAGTCCATTGCATCAAAAATACTCTGCCCtgatgtggtctttctgaggtctttgcagcaGAAACGTCACTCTGTtatttttcatagtcaaaaaacaagtgaaagcaaagagctggcattttggggggtgggggggccttcAGTGTAGTGAATCAGGCCTTGAGcacaatggggggggggaatgccttgagtctaaagccATTGAGAATCCCTGTCTGCACATTGATAACATGGCCACATCTGGATTAGTGCATGTGCACTAGTATCCCCTCAAGGGCCTGGGGAAAACTTATGGCAGGCAGACAAGAGCGGGAATGGGAGGAAATGACCCAGAGGTGGCAGGATAAGAGCACCTAAAATAACCTGTCCTAGAGAAGTCCGAGCTCTTCTGATCCCTTGTTTCCTAACACAAAAAGGAAGGGGCATCCTATAAAATGGGGTGAGAAAGCCACTGCTGGCAAAGGGAGACGTTGTTGTACCCGATGTCGCCCCAGGAAgctgtgggaataatttagcaagATGCCCAAAGGACTGGACAGACAGAGACGGGCAGGAAAGCCCAGAGTCATCGCAGTCCATAGGAACAAGGCGCTGAGTGCAACAGCGTCTCCCTTTGCCAGCGGTGGATTTCTCACCCCGTTTCATGGGATGCCCCTTTCTTTTTATGTTAGGAAACAAGGGATCAGAAGTCCCAGATCTGAGTCCTGCTTCGGGCCTTAGGGTAGTCAAATGGTCCTGGATTTGCCTGGCCTGAAGAGCCTGGCGccttgctctgctcccagccatcCCTGGATCTGAAGCAGGCTGGCAGTACTCAGGCTGCTTTGTGGATTTCTACCTATTTCCGTCAGATTTATTTCCGAGGTGTTTCCAGCAGTTCCTGTGGAGTCACTTCTGGTTGGCCAAATGTCTCAGTGGACATGGCAAGGTGTAAATCAGTGCAGAACCCAGGCCCCGTTAGCAAAGAGCCAGAGCCTGCTCTCAGCGTGGTACATCTGGAGTAACTTTCACATGTACAGAGTCAGTGGAGTTATCCCAGGTTAATTAGTGTGACATCTGGCCTCCGCAAACTGTTTGGGGATCTCCTCGGAGGGAGGTGTTATACAAGCTGGGTTGGAAAGAGGAGAGTGCTGTTCGGCAGGAACGATTAGTCTccatttcttccccaccccaaataCCTTTAAACTGATATGGTAGCAACCAGTTAGGCTGCTCCTGCATCAGGTTCCCAAAACAATTAGTAGGCAGGTTGAGAGCAGCATCAGGGTTAGACTAAATCAGATCTGAGCATTGGTGTTCACGTTCACGTCTGCTCTGCCCATTGTCGGCCAGCCTGGGAGACCTCAGCGGCAGTTTGATTGATGGGGCTTTTGCCACATTTGCGCCTGGGTAGTAACCTGCATTTAGCCCTGAAAATCCACATACCCATTCCCCCTGCTCCAACTTGTCTTCTGTGCACTGCTGCCTCAGGGAAGTCGCTTCACCGCTATGGTGGCAGGTACCGATTCAGTTAGACGCAGCCTGCTGCAGCGCTGAGGCACACAGGACTTGATGCTTCCAGGCGCTGCGGTCTTATTAGGGACCCATCACCATCTCCTCTAAGCACTTCGCAGTCCCTGCTGACGTAGCCTCACCCTATGCCTGTGACTCCTGGACAGCCTGGTTCCCTACCTCATGTTCAGAAATCAGGGCTCGCTTAAAAGTGACACTTTTTATTTTCCAGAGAGGTGAGGACACAAACGTCCCTGGGATTGGGTGTGTAGCAAAATAAAGTCTTTTATTCAACATGGTGGAGTTACAGGAGGGCGTGAGGGAGACTCCAGGCAGGTCCTCGCTCGGAGATGGACCCTGAGCCTTGCTCGTTACCTGTGCTCTCAGCCGTCGAGTTGGGCCAGCTGAGGCCTTCCCCCGTTCTCACCCCaccgcacgcacgcacgcacgggATCCACAGACACGACACCAAGCTGCAAAGGAGATGAcggggagggctgcggggcaggCAAGCATTTCATGAGCAGGCTGCGGGGGCTCACTTCTTCTTCTGCAGCTGCCGCGCCAGCATGTCAGCCTGCTCGGACACAAAGGGGCAACATAGCGCGTAGACTTATAgggaagtcgggctggaagggaccttgcaaggtcaTCTCATCCGGCCCCCCACTAAACCATCCCACCAagcgtctgtccaacctgctcgcGACAACTCgcagggatggagatcccacaacttctctgggtgcGGTGCCTGTCCCAGGCTTGACCGCCCTCATAGCCACAATGTTcctctaatctccaacctaaatttcccctgctgcagcttgaggccattgctcctagttctgtcccctctacacccacagagaaaagcccatctccacctCCTCTACGATCACCCTTCAGGAAATTTGAAGACTGACAATTAAGTCTCATTTGATTAGTCTTCGTGGAATTTTACTTGACGCTGCAGTGGGGCCCAGCTCTGGGGCCGGGACCTCTGGGGCTACCCCAGGACAAGTAGCAGTAATGATAATGTTGAGCTAAAGCAGTTGTGCCACCTGGTACTCAGCTTAACCTGTGGTTGCTTCTCTCCCAGATCTAATGAAAGCTGCTTGAAACCCGAAAGCTTGTCTCTCCCCACTCTTCAGCTTGGTCCAGTAGAAGGTGTGGCCTCACCTCCCAAATCTGGCTTCTCTCATCtccctggaccatcacggctaaAGCAGGAGTGCTACCACAATCATGTTATTGCTACTCTCGTTATGAGGTGCTCAGATATGGCCTGCTTATTCAGCCTTCAAAGAGGAAACTCCACTAGGGCAGCCCCGAATATCTTCCCTGACTGGTACTGCCCATCTCACTTCTTCCAgttcactccctgccccacaccttaGGCACATGCCTACCCCCTGGGTACACTGCAGTCCCTTGCAATTAGTAATAACCGTTCATATGTAGAGTGATAATCATCCCAAGGACACGTATGCCACGTTCAGCTCCCACGCTGGCCCCGGCCGGAGCTTGGTGAGCTGCCTGGCAGGCCTGACTCTTACCAGCAGGGTCTTCACAACGTTCATCCTTGGGCTCCTCAGGTAAGCGCACTCTTCCCCGTCGCAGATCTTGATTTCTTCTGAAGCCTGAACTCACAAACAAAGCAGAGCGTGAGCGCCCCCGGGCAGTTTGGGGAGACCAGGGTGGCTTTCATCATGGGTTTGGAGCCCAGCTCCGTGAGAACAAGAGACACAGGCACAACTCGACCTGGGAAGGAGCCAGACAGGCTGCAAACCCTCCTGCAATAAGTTGAAACAGAGTTGGAAAAGAACTTCCCCTCTCGGGGGGGGGGATCACTGTTTGCTGGGGGGTTTCCAGCTAGTACTGCCTGTGGGGGACCCTGGTCTAGCTGAGCCGCTATGGCACTTCCAGTGTCCCTAGAGCTCAACAAATTCCCATCTGAGGGCGGCCGGCAGCCTGCAGGAGACACGTCCTTGGCCtttgtgcagctctgggcagagACGGGCCCTCCCGACCACCCTC
This genomic window from Alligator mississippiensis isolate rAllMis1 chromosome 2, rAllMis1, whole genome shotgun sequence contains:
- the MRPS26 gene encoding small ribosomal subunit protein mS26 → MHFRFRGGGRGNGGAQLRSAAASAMLPALRRCWAALRPGPFPGAVLVPARGRKTRDDPPAKSKAGRIKVPPPVDPAELLVVQERYSQYYRVLRALRSEFRVEAGKKKRELLQEQEQQVTTDIQESLLAWNDTENERQWRRREERLRREEEELKKKKLQGAISQAKLVEDFMKQKEKEVLRLQEEAQTFITPENLDERIKQCLDNPQNYNFAIDKKQRIVRRTTLS